From the genome of Lutzomyia longipalpis isolate SR_M1_2022 chromosome 2, ASM2433408v1, one region includes:
- the LOC129790076 gene encoding dnaJ homolog subfamily C member 1, giving the protein MKSTIFLVLAVLIGSSRAWDNVDFEIFDLVEDINENFYSLLGINQNATTAEVKRAFRTLSVIHHPDKTTAEDANEKFRNLVAVYEVLKDTEKREKYDNVLKNGLPNWKSGLYYYRRFRKMGIAEMVSILSLIITIGQYLISWAVYFEKKYTAEQILGSKIKKIQKKQKGTIDMDRILEEIPKPSIFQTLPFQIPLFIWRFPRRCRDTYREYREVKQQQLEDEERQQEEEKRQQEMVEKIQKQKEEAKGLRKRKAFVVPEKTDEELSGYTNVMSKGTSDGLVRPVHHSQAPISGGLWTDDDLNELVRLVKKYPGGTTDRWETIANAMNRSVPEVTFMAAKLKDNPLKTSNVTEIEETVQKKGKQKTQDGNQLIIPVTNWSQQQQQALEAAIVKYPKGGAGDRWQKIANCVQDKSREECMARYKYLVDLVKKQREEVAPSDEKDAAEEEPAATPEEIPEEPDEVEIPQPEEQPKAKGRNRRRERKKLAELTLEEYEEYDK; this is encoded by the exons atgaaaagCACAATTTTCCTAGTTTTAGCAGTGCTAATAGGTAGTTCAAGGGCCTGGGATAACGTGgactttgaaatatttgatcTCGTTGAAGATATTAATGAGAATTTCTACTCTCTTCTTGGAATAAACCAG AATGCCACGACGGCCGAGGTAAAACGTGCTTTCCGAACGTTATCTGTGATCCACCATCCGGACAAGACTACCGCAGAGGATGCAAATGAAAAGTTCCGGAATCTTGTCGCTGTCTACGAAGTACTCAAAGATAcagaaaaacgagaaaaatatGACAATGTCCTCAAGAATGGCTTGCCCAACTGGAAATCAGGACTGTACTACTATCGTCGCTTCCGGAAGATGGGCATCGCGGAGATGGTGTCTATTCTCTCACTCATCATCACCATTGGACAGTACCTAATCTCCTGGGCTGtctattttgagaaaaagtaCACAGCTGAGCAAATTTTGGGCAGtaagataaagaaaatccaGAAGAAACAAAAAGGCACAATTGATATGGATAGGATACTGGAGGAAATCCCAAAGCCGAGCATTTTCCAAACACTGCCCTTCCAAATTCCCCTGTTCATTTGGCGCTTTCCGAGAAGATGTCGTGATACGTATCGGGAGTACAGAGAAGTGAAGCAGCAGCAACTTGAGGATGAGGAACGACAACAGGAAGAGGAGAAGCGACAGCAAGAAATGGTAGAAAAGATTCAAAAGCAAAAGGAAGAAGCCAAAGGATTAAGAAAGCGAAAGGCATTTGTTGTGCCAGAGAAAACAGATGAGGAACTCTCAGGATACACCAATGTTATGTCTAAAGGCACATCTGATGGTCTTGTACGTCCTGTTCATCACTCTCAG GCTCCCATATCTGGTGGTTTGTGGACAGATGACGATCTGAATGAGCTTGTAAGATTGGTGAAAAAATATCCTGGTGGCACCACTGATCGCTGGGAAACGATAGCTAATGCAATGAATCGATCAGTCCCTGAGGTGACCTTTATGGCGGCAAAACTCAAGGATAATCCCCTAAAAACATCTAATGTTACCGAAATTGAGGAAACTGTGCAAAAGAAAGGCAAACAAAAGACACAGGATGGAAATCAATTGATCATTCCTGTCACCAACTGGTCACAGCAGCAACAACAGGCACTTGAGGCGGCAATTGTGAAGTATCCTAAGGGCGGAGCAGGGGATCGTTGGCAGAAAATAGCCAATTGTGTCCAAGACAAGAGTCGTGAGGAGTGCATGGCACGATATAAGTACCTCGTGGATTTGGTGAAGAAGCAGCGCGAAGAAGTTGCCCCATCTGACGAGAAGGATGCAGCTGAAGAGGAGCCCGCGGCAACACCTGAAGAAATTCCAGAGGAACCTGATGAGGTAGAAATTCCACAGCCAGAAGAGCAGCCTAAAGCGAAAGGTCGCAATAGACGACGTGAACGGAAGAAGCTAGCTGAATTGACATTGGAAGAGTATGAGGAGTATGACAAATAA
- the LOC129790083 gene encoding coiled-coil domain-containing protein 137, protein MGRKIPAKHHHGVRDPIKQNHQRFLKIRDKIDNPPKNIKDQPISRATAEFIRLKEEAKAGTYRPMFGREDVPRPIRKKNKTELPRPYKEVQNHKPLKGEGARDFLQRVNRATQNSLKEAHYEAKYNVDIVRKESGEVEIQKRQVGSKGVPTQSRIVKFNAKKKLKKEKKKTRKEEDESDKMIFKKDVVKFGEVCHRPPELKVMRKSTKNKTSKSIDEIVRPGRKNLLLNALLK, encoded by the exons atggGTAGAAAAATTCCAGCAAAGCATCATCATGGTGTTCGTGATCCAATTAAGCAAAATCACCAGCGATTTCTGAA GATCCgtgataaaattgataatcCTCCGAAGAACATAAAGGATCAACCGATTTCTCGTGCCACAGCGGAATTTATCAGGCTCAAAGAAGAAGCCAAGGCTGGAACATATCGTCCCATGTTTGGTCGTGAAGATGTACCAAGGCCCAtaaggaaaaagaataaaacagaACTTCCACGGCCATACAAAGAAGTTCAGAATCACAAACCATTGAAGGGTGAAGGGGCCCGGGACTTCTTGCAGCGTGTCAACAGAGCGACGCAGAACTCCTTGAAGGAAGCGCACTATGAAGCAAAGTACAATGTGGATATTGTACGGAAGGAAAGTGGGGAAGTGGAGATTCAAAAGCGGCAAGTTGGCTCCAAGGGTGTTCCTACGCAGAGTAGAATCGTCAAGTTCAATGCGAAGAAAAAgctgaagaaggaaaagaaaaagacaCGAAAGGAAGAAGATGAATCCGACAAGATGATTTTCAAGAAGGATGTTGTAAAGTTTGGGGAAGTTTGTCATCGTCCACCGGAACTCAAGGTAATGCGAAAATctactaaaaataaaacatccaAATCAATTGATGAAATCGTACGACCTGGAAGAAAGAATTTACTTCTCAATGCacttctcaaataa
- the LOC129790074 gene encoding uncharacterized protein LOC129790074 translates to MYAAAAGASLGSRQARKQQRQQNNKNRELLKQGLKEKLASKAAGSATPTKSRQFHQLPPNYLRTPYAQARKLSASYAQHGSKMMIDATPSSPHTPHHAHPHHQHFHSYDTQCQKPASPSPSQHDLHRQQLIKSATATFPLVSRSDLSPPPSPGYTPVGDHTNNLLLIIDQPNREGSGLHPTADSIFVTPATPIASPGHITRQGSPTLALQLPGPLERKCSVYRARKLDTVDPMDPNTPTVTIKVDDAYAVPYGYDPLLPNGKWCPSEYCDSEHRHFGVCTCDHIECAQGRAAWLERGRRCSVQENTASCHRRWVKRNRVHDSSIGGSSDDDDLLGVLQGPSSFANAFLYVGLGTVAIGLVISFVGTGEKGFKTVELRLIGPSLIGIGLICCILRILFCVCPSNCLSSRRNAEKKNAKIDADHTTSLLRSDKRVQIARGGNSQTKLQTHKTMSKSHSKTIEGMEALRHLATTSLLLQSEPKIPANRIVPVIQEPENTEDAPLEMHKIDSHSVDLCTISDENATSSSDEAEGACGGTDVILIGDTVSNAAQNTEEPSLERGSSQRLSKLHRQRTRSNQPTLTIPLPGDVPETNIEAETSLMLPLEVLSPPGTVTSRLVSPPLNPHLKTRYPSPLQPPPSSEQSVTNLTSIALPTLPGEAELVLSPSKLGQ, encoded by the exons atgtacGCGGCAGCGGCGGGAGCATCGTTGGGCTCGCGGCAGGCACGAAAGCAGCAACGGCAGCAGAACAATAAGAATCGGGAGTTGCTGAAGCAAGGACTCAAGGAGAAATTAGCTTCCAAGGCGGCAGGTAGTGCAACACCCACCAAGAGTCGACAATTCCATCAACTACCACCCAACTACCTCCGCACTCCATATGCTCAGGCGCGCAAGTTGAGTGCAAGCTATGCTCAGCATGGCAGTAAGATGATGATTGACGCTACCCCGAGTAGCCCGCATACGCCCCATCATGCCCACCCACACCATCAGCACTTCCATTCTTATGACACGCAGTGCCAAAAGCCGGCGTCGCCTTCGCCGTCCCAACATGACCTCCATCGGCAGCAGCTGATAAAGTCCGCCACGGCTACCTTCCCACTTGTTTCACGATCTGATCTTTCTCCACCACCATCACCGGGGTACACACCCGTCGGTGATCACACCAACAATCTTCTTCTTATCATCGACCAGCCAAACAGGGAAGGTAGTGGCCTACATCCCACCGCAGATTCCATCTTCGTCACACCTGCCACCCCAATTGCATCTCCTGGGCATATAACGCGCCAGGGTAGTCCCACCCTTGCCCTACAACTACCAGGGCCACTAGAACGCAAGTGCAGTGTTTACCGGGCTCGAAAACTGGACACCGTGGATCCAATGGACCCCAATACACCTACGGTAACTATCAAAGTTGATGACGCCTATGCTGTACCCTATGGCTACGACCCACTTCTACCCAACGGAAAGTGGTGCCCATCGGAGTATTGCGATTCGGAACATCGGCACTTTGGGGTGTGCACCTGCGATCACATCGAG TGTGCTCAAGGAAGAGCAGCATGGCTCGAGCGTGGACGTCGCTGTAGTGTCCAGGAGAATACAGCGTCATGCCATAGGAGATGGGTCAAGAGAAATCga gtTCATGATTCCTCAATTGGTGGATCATCAGACGACGATGACCTCCTTGGTGTGCTTCAGGGTCCGAGTTCCTTTGCGAATGCTTTCCTCTACGTGGGACTTGGAACAGTGGCAATCGGTCTGGTGATATCGTTTGTGGGAACCGGGGAAAAGGGATTCAAAACTGTCGAATTGAGACTTATAGGACCATCTCTCATAG GTATTGGATTAATTTGCTGTATTCttcgaattttattttgtgtttgtCCATCAAATTGTTTATCGAGTCGACGAAATGCGGAGaagaaaaatgccaaaattgATGCTGATCATACAACATCACTTTTACGGAGTGATAAAAGAGTGCAAATTGCCCGTGGTGGTAATTCGCAG ACCAAATTGCAGACGCATAAAACAATGTCGAAGTCCCATAGTAAAACGATAGAAGGGATGGAAGCTCTACGTCATCTTGCAACAACGTCGTTGTTGCTTCAATCAGAGCCAAAAATACCAGCGAATAGGATTGTTCCTGTTATTCAGGAGCCAGAGAATACAGAAG atGCGCCGCTAGAAATGCACAAAATCGACTCGCACAGCGTGGACTTATGCACAATCTCAGATGAGAATGCGACTAGCAGTAGTGACGAGGCGGAGGGCGCTTGTGGTGGTACGGATGTTATTCTGATAGGTGACACGGTTTCAAATGCAGCCCAAAATACGGAAGAGCCGTCCCTAGAGCGCGGTTCAAGTCAGCGTTTGAGTAAACTCCACAGACAGCGGACACGGAGCAATCAGCCGACGCTAACCATTCCTCTTCCGGGTGACGTTCCGGAAACAAATATAGAGGCGGAAACGTCGCTAATGCTGCCACTAGAGGTACTGTCCCCACCTGGCACAGTGACCTCGCGTCTTGTGTCACCGCCACTTAATCCGCATCTCAAGACCCGCTACCCAAGCCCCCTCCAGCCACCGCCCTCCAGTGAACAATCAGTGACGAATTTAACTTCCATCGCCCTTCCGACATTGCCAGGTGAAGCTGAATTAGTTCTTAGTCCCTCAAAACTCGGTCAGTGA